A segment of the Xenopus tropicalis strain Nigerian chromosome 6, UCB_Xtro_10.0, whole genome shotgun sequence genome:
AGAAGATGAAGTCTGTGGAGTATTTGCTGTTAAATCCATCAACAATGTGCTGTCTCTGTGTAACCGGGGTCTGCCCATCCAGCCTTGTGCAACTGTATCCATGCTGATTACACAGGTCTTGCAATATGTTGAGGGTCTGTGTATAATTTGAGACCAATACCACCCTAGAAAGTAACAAAAGCATGTTGTTACATGATATGGGGACTGAAGCACTATTCACCCTCTGCGCATAATTTCTTGGCAGACCAAAGATGGGGGAACAGTGGGTTCTCCCAGATCCTAAGCCTGCCCCCTTGGAAGATGGTGTATGGCGACTCcagcaggagggggggggggggggtgtaaggccCAGGTGCACCTGCTGCTCCCTGGCACATCTTTCGGTAGGAGGGCAAATTGGGGGAGGGTGTCGTTTTTTTTGTTCCAGGGTATGTGGttcagtagttacaccactgctagaCAAGGTGCTAGACAGTCCCTTCAAGGCAAATGTTTTTATAGACGTAGAAGAGAGCGTGTCCCTACCTCTCAGATGGGCTAAGTTCCCGTATTCTAGACAGCAGCTTACTCAGGACCAGTAGCTTTCCAGACTCTGACTCTGAAATTTTAGAACCGTCAAAATCCTGGGGGAAAACTTCAGCTACACTTTCATACAGATTGTGTTCATCCTGATCAGGATTTGTGCTTTTACCCTGgtggaaacaaaaaaaaccaaggtTATCTACATCAATTAAAGGGATTTGTTCTCAATGAAAATAAATGATCTTAATGATCCCTGCAGCACAACAGGGGTGCACATTGCTCCTCAGCAGGGTACAATCACAGCTTTCCACTTACCTGGATAGTTCGGAACAGCAGAAATGGATGGTTGCACAGTTTTTTAAGCGCGCCAATGCACACCAGGTGGGGGCTGCTTTCTCCACTTCCCAGCAGACAAGATTTAACAGTGCGTGAGTTCAGAAGCTTTCTGTACAGATCAAGCTGGAATTGAGATGGGCGGCAGAAGACGATGCTTTCGATTTTCGGAGGCAGGAATTTATTTATGACCTCTTGGGTCCTTCTAAGTATAAAAAGACCTGTCAGTCGTGCTAGTTCGGCTGCTCGTTCTTCTCCCAGATTCTTCTCTTCCTGGGAGAAAAAGCAGAATTTAGTTTTATAAGACATACTCACATTTATACAGTGGCATATTCATGTTCAAGCTTTAATACAGTAATCAACTTGGACCTGCTATGACGGTGAAGTGGTTAAAAATGttctaatagattgtaagctctttggggcagggacttcATGCCAGCTATCTACTGACCCCCCCCTAAAACTTACTATTTAATTTCACTGTCtaatttaataataatgttaatgttttaataataatgtttaataatcatacccctgtttgtatttatgccttgtaaagcaatggataatatacatttttggtgctatataaatacaatacagttaAAGTCACATATACTAAATACTtaaagttaaatattttattgttataacaCAGAGATTAATCTCATCTTATCTTATTGTGCCCCACAGATTCATCTCATCTCataaacactaaagatatcactGGGGTGAGGTTTACATGTCTGTACTTACAGTTGTTGCTGTTGGCTCCCGAGACCTAATAATTGGCTCTTCAAATATTTTTCTGTACGTGGACAAAGAGCCAAGTGCGGCAGGGTTAACAAACTCAATCAGTGCAAAAAACTCCTGGAGATCATTCTGAACTGGAGTGCCTAAAAGAAGCAAGAGGTTATTAATAAATTGGAAAGGCCAAAACTAACCCAGCAATACAAACCTGGCAAGCTATCCCACTAGTGTGGCTGCTGGTGCTGTCTGTTAGTAACATTGGATTGGCGAATGAATGTGGCCATCGTGTGATTTGCACTGAATCAAAAGATTTGTGCTGTGATTGTGCTGATGAGATAATTCTGTGAGTTTTTTTCAGTATTCCCCAAAATCCAGTAACTCCTGAAATTGATCTTTAACTTCAggagtatacaaatatatatatatatatatatatatatatatatatatatataaatatataccagtttgattaaaataaaaggatatataACCAAGAGCTGAATATATATCAGTTCAATTCtgataaaattatatttcaccaGGAGAATTTTTGTTTATGAATTTGATGCAGAGCACTGAGTGGAGGTGTGCagcaagaaaaaaggaaaattgtatcatacttccCATGATTCTTATTTCCTGGACAACTCCATGTCAGCACTTAGGGGATAGCCCCTTTCcactgctcccatcagaaggacccttcccaaagctttaaaagcccaaTTCTATCCCCAATCCCGTGTCTAGTAATAAGCTTCTAGAAATACCAAAAAAGGGTGAGAAACTACTGATATGGAGTTCACGGTAAGTATAATACAATACAtaatacaataatacattttcctttttccctgGCCAACACTCATTGGGACACAGCAAGCTAATATCCCCAACTGGGAGGGtaaaagatcttttcgttattGTAGGACCAAGCCTACCCAGAAACgatcatttaaaagtacgatttgtccattAACGAAAATGACCGTTTCAAGCGATAtcagttgaagctaggaaaactatcTGCTTGGTCTTGCAAACGATTGGACAATGGGCATATTTCATTGCTAAcgatgaaaattttcaaacctgcccaatcaattttcTTACCAATGTATGAAACCTTGCTAGATGTGCTATTGTTTGGTGCCCACTATCCTTACAATAATGCAGATTTGtcggatcgcactgaaattggtcgttagggaaagaaaaatcttaacgtgtagaGCCACCTTAACAGTTCCATTAAGGAAGGAAATCTGGATCCCAGAATGTAACTAGATACATCCCAAAACAAGTGAACAAGTAGAGATAAACACCTGGTATAAACTTGTGAATCCTATTTATGCCCAGGAATCTAGactgaaataaaagaaagaatgaGACCTGTGTGAATAGCCAGAGTAAGGACTAGTGCTCTACAAAGGCAAGCCCACACCAAATTAATGATACTGATTGTGCAACCCATCTGGCAATCTCACCTGGAGGAAGAGGACTAATTACTTTACCGATAATAGTAAAACACTGTATGCTCTTCTCACTCCCTTACCAGCACGCCTGTCATAAATATGCTCCCCCCGCGAACACTACTGGAAACAGCTAAAGTAGTGAGCACCTGAGGAAAGTAACACAGCCAACCAATGACATTCTACATGTACCAGACCTCTATAAGCTATTGCAGATAGCCATCTTGTTTCCCTCTGCAAAACATATGCATCTGTTTATTGTAGAGAAATATGTCTCTCCAACCCTGATGTTTACAAAGTACACATATCCTAGACCCTAAGGCCATGCACCATGCAAGGAATCATGTGGAGAGAACCTCTAGCTGAACATGATACCTCCAGTACAAAAGTCACAGACAACCCTGCCCAGAATCTTATACATATAAGCATGCTGTGGGGAAGATTAAGAGCAGCCATATATGAAAGCCCTATTGGACAGCCATGCAACCTAGCCTGGAATCCAAACCAAGGACCTACCTGGGCATAactatatagaaaaatatagaaaactagatagacacagggagaacaataACTTGGCAAGCCAAACCAGCCGAGATCCTTACCGGCCCCTGAAGGTTCTAAGATGGTGCCCTGCACAAAAGTCTACCAGATGGCCAGTTTGATACATACCGCACGCTACTCTATTAACAAATGGTTTGCAGATAATAACCCACAGAGAACAATACCTACTCCTGTGAGGAATCCAAGAGCAATGAGCAGCCTAGACCAAGCTAAGGCAAGGCTAAAACTGGTTCTTATGCTACACTCCTAATATCCGACCCAAACATATGGATGGTACTAAAGGATCTGCCTGCCAGAGAATGGGTGTCCAAACGCAATACATGCCCACCAGACTAGCAAACGCAAAAATAAAGTCCTCTTAACCCTATGAGGATGCAACATGATTAGAATAACAGCTTTCACCATGTAGACTGCTAATAAATCATTCAGCTTATTGggagggtcagtggagtttgccctaagtttaaccccttcagacctgcccctgctctgtgctgtcttTTCTTGATAAGGAAGTTACGTAAGTTTGCATTATTTacgtaaactgcataagtttaggggcccaatgatgttcctatggggcccaataaatagtcagtagtagttcataaaaatagtacaaataattaatgtgctaataagtcagtattttgattggggggtcagtggagttgcTACATAAGGGGTCGGTGAAGTTTATACATAAGTTGCTTTGAAAGTATcttaagtttttgcataagttacgcaGTTATTtccctgctgaaaagttcatgatGCCGATacaattcagtaaatagctcctAATACAACCAACtgccgttactctataataagcagttcagatagttaaaataaataattaatatgctaataagtcagtcagtttattggggcagtggaatttaccttaaatgtttttaattcattgggggtcagtggagtttgtccctgtaaagcttttctgcattttcttttgcttaatatgcaagttacttaagtttctaaACAAATTACGtagttttctaggcagtttttgcggAATTTACATTAATTGCGTAAGTTATAGCTTAACTTTTGCAGTGTCAGGCACAACTGGACCCCctcccctgatggcagccctgtcatTTAGTCACATTGCACTGAAATGACAGTAGGTTTTGTATTGTGTCATTCTATTCTGTCAAtaagcaatatataaatatataaaatacacaaccCATGTCTAACCCACGTCACAAAACAGTGAAACCTACCGGACAATATTATTCGCTTGCTGCAAGTTAGACTGGCCAGAGCGCTTGTAGTTTTTATAGACGTGTTCTTTAAGCGGTGACCCTCGTCACAAATTACTACGTCAAAATCTAGGCTTTGTATTTGTTCCAGACAGCGTAACAGCATCTCATAGCTTATTATGAGCACCGAATAAAGAGGGGATTTCATGAACTCTTCCACTTTGTGATCCTAAAGTGAAACAAATGAAAATCAcctttatagaaatatatatatatttttttttatttataagggataatgggggggagggggtgttaATGGAGGAACATAAACCTACCACCCCAGTATTTAGCCATCCCagccaccctctccccctaaGTGCTAAAGAAAGGATACGGTAATCATGTAACCTTGTTAAGTAAAGGAGGAAAGGATTTTGCGGTCTTTAAAGCAGAATAGATCTATaaacaggggcgctgctgccatgaggtgccttaggcagcagcacccccaaagtaaccaggggaggcaaaaagcccaACTGCACTCTCTACACTTGTGATTCAAGTTCTTGCCTGCTTTGACATGGTATAAACCATTTTAGCCAATGACAAAACTGTTTTCAGGATTCTGTTTCAATCAATTAGAAAAATATAAGGCAACTGAAAACTTTTATTGTTGCTGCAGTATATTTCCTTTCCTTTGAGAAGTCTCACACAGGATTATATTCTTAATTTCCTACGGCAATAATTTAATTGCATAGCAACTTCAAAGGttgaaattcagaaaaaaattcTTCTGAGTTTTAGTAAAATAGCCCCATTTTGTCAGTAAGGTTACATACAAATACATCCTACTAACAGTTATGGTACCTGGTCTACTGCGAATACTCGGATACGCTCTGTTCCCAGCCACTTCTGGAATTCCTTCCTCCAGTTTTTCACCAGACTACCTGGCGTGACAATGAGTGCTTTCTTTATAACAGGTTTGCCTCCATATGGGCCCTGACGGATCAGTGTCCAGATCAGGGAGATGCACTGCAGGGTCTTCCCCAGACCCATTTCATCAGCAAGGATAGCGCCAAACCGCTCATTAACCCTGCAATAAACAAGCTACACTAATCCATTTGTTAAACAACAATATAAATATTCTTAAGAAAATTAATGTAGTTTTCAGTGTCCTTAACAAGGAGAACTTGTACAAAGTTTCCAAAGTAAATGGAAATAGCAGACACAGCAAGTCCTATAAAAAGTTTCAATTTAATTGGAAAAAGCCTGGAAACAGAATTAGgctttgcattttattttcataCAGAAACTGCAATCTAACTGGGAATGCCCCAGGCATGGAATTGGGCACAGCAAGCCATTTCTCAGACTAAGATAGCATTTTCAAGGAGATTTCCACCcagaacctgtttttttttttgattaatgacagaaaatgtaattccatgcagttttccattatacattaaatGTAAGTGCTTTTGAAGTTATTTCCAAATGTAACTGCAGGTGACAGTTTTTGAAGATTTAATAGATAAAGAGCTGAAGCAATCAAAGCATTTCAGTTGTACCATATATAGAAAGGGGTACTTACTATTATATGAAAGTGCCATACTTAGTTTCTGAATATCATGGCTATGATCACTGTAAGAATTTTGAGTCGTGCCAATTTAGCTCTTTGGGAACTGTAATTACCATCTTTATTGGTAAGTAATTACTTTAtggactaaaggtgaccatacactggcagatttcagctgtcgatctagaccgattcagcagaccaacctgaccgacatctggcctaaaattggcaagatctcgatagggcaggttttattttcccgTTGGTTTGGGaaccacatcagcttgttgatgggGTCCTCGGTCCAATGTTGCCTATAGGCCAAATTAGACCAATATCTCATATCTTAGGTGGGCACACTGGGGAGAGATCCCCTTATTTTGCGACCTCGCCAAAGAGCGGAtggcaacatgtatggccaccttaaggctgatatGCAATCTAGTGGCAGCATTAAAGCCTTACAACATCTGCACATTCCCTAAGGTCCCATCTGGCAGTGTATGtataaaagtttttattataaatattttgctCTTACCTCATTCCCATCACACATTCATAAAGAAAGAGAATGCCTTCTTTCTGATGAGGTCTAAGATGAACAGCTAAATAGGGATCCACCACCACATCTACGATTGGCAGGCCAGTCTTATTATAAGCCCACTGGTGATGCTGCGTTGGTTTTGGCATAACAAAAGCATCtttgaaaagaataaaaaattaactaCAACTGGTTGTTATTAGCCTATAATTTGCATTATCTTACAAAGGAACCACATATATATGACTTACTGCATCCTTCTGAATGCATACAATAGTTGCTCTTCACCAACACATCATATGCATAATAAATGTACAAGAAGAATTTACTAGTATATAGAGATCAGTCTTGCCCTGGGAGACCAATACACAGGGGTTTAATTATGGTCATACTATAGCATAACTGCTTCCCTATAAAAACATCCCTAGAAGGTCCTTAAAGAAGCAGCTCCAATGCCACTTAATTGTCTAAGCTCAGTAAATAAGTTTAATTTGCTAGTCATAGAACAAAATCTTACTCGGAGCACAAGGATCATGACGAGGTTTGATATTCTGAAGCTCTTTAAACATATTTTCCTTGCTAGCACCCTTACGGTCATTTCTCAGTGGGTTAGTGAAGGGCTTCATTTGAATAGATTCTGAAGGGGTAGATGCTGGTGATGTTACTACGGAATGGAAACATCGGCCACTGTTGTAATCTTCAGGAGACATTATAGACATTACTTCTATTTCTTTCCCACCAATCATCAGAGTGTGACCTTCTTCCAGGCTTTCAAGGTCTTTTATCTTGTACCCCGTACCTACAAAAAGAAAGAATGTTCTCATAAAGGCATAGTAAGAATTAAATTTCCATTCTACAAAATTAATATAACTGCTGAACCAATATTTCtccattttagggtaaaaacttTTATCTTATGTTGAACATTAAGCCACATGTAAAATCAGAAGCCCTATGTAAGGCCATGATGGAACTCCTTAATGCCACAGCGGGTATCCCAGCTAGGCTGCATGGCTCCATGTACTGTACATTGTTACAGTAAGAAGCAAGTAAAAGTGTAGAGCTGAGGTACCCAGTGCAAATCCAGGCATGTCACCAGTCACAAAATAGCTACACTTAATAAGACTGGCTAAACCCAAATGATTACAATACGAACAATGGTTCCATCATGCCAGACTACTATGCTGGCCTATGCCTGGTGAGATAGACTAGCATCTCAGACATCCTCCTCTAGCATATTACTGGGGTAGCAATGTACGATGTGTTTACCAACCCCATGGTGAAACTTTATGGTCCATTTCATCTAAGTAGACAGAAGCAGACACAACATCTACATGGGACATCATATTTTTGTGCAATAATACTGATTACAAATGAGAAAGGGTTTAGTTATTATATTTTTCAGTTAGACTTGTTGAGTTACTGATGTCAGGATGATTTCAGGCTTGAGGGAATCTGCTTACCCTTTTAActattgtaattattgtttttttttaaaagtaggatttaaaaaaagaagataaatgAACCTTACATACTAAAAGAAggacataaaaatgttttaaacacttaaaaagagaaaaaaaaacattaaaaagcaaGTTATGTGGAACTGCTGAAATGAAAGCAAGATCTGAAAGACTAAGAAAAAGCAGAGGTCATAGTAAAGAACTGCCTACACATAATGGGTTAAATGAATGCTGGACTGTTTGGACACAACTGCCCAACATGCATTTACAGAagaaagtaaaggtccccatacacgggccgatagaagctgctgatatcggtcccttggaccgactcggcagcttatctgcccgtgtaggggcagaaacgagcggcctggccgaccgatatctggcctgaaattggccagatatcaatcggccaggttaaa
Coding sequences within it:
- the rad54b gene encoding DNA repair and recombination protein RAD54B isoform X1 produces the protein MSSTQCTGAIKEHKNEVEESSSFAKYFSVVWCKASKKKHKKWEGDAVLIAKGRAVTLKDMEGKDIGKGTGYKIKDLESLEEGHTLMIGGKEIEVMSIMSPEDYNSGRCFHSVVTSPASTPSESIQMKPFTNPLRNDRKGASKENMFKELQNIKPRHDPCAPNAFVMPKPTQHHQWAYNKTGLPIVDVVVDPYLAVHLRPHQKEGILFLYECVMGMRVNERFGAILADEMGLGKTLQCISLIWTLIRQGPYGGKPVIKKALIVTPGSLVKNWRKEFQKWLGTERIRVFAVDQDHKVEEFMKSPLYSVLIISYEMLLRCLEQIQSLDFDVVICDEGHRLKNTSIKTTSALASLTCSKRIILSGTPVQNDLQEFFALIEFVNPAALGSLSTYRKIFEEPIIRSREPTATTEEKNLGEERAAELARLTGLFILRRTQEVINKFLPPKIESIVFCRPSQFQLDLYRKLLNSRTVKSCLLGSGESSPHLVCIGALKKLCNHPFLLFRTIQGKSTNPDQDEHNLYESVAEVFPQDFDGSKISESESGKLLVLSKLLSRIRELSPSERVVLVSNYTQTLNILQDLCNQHGYSCTRLDGQTPVTQRQHIVDGFNSKYSTDFIFLLSSKAGGVGLNLIGASHLILYDLDWNPANDIQAMARVWRDGQRHTVHIYRLLTTGSLEEKIYQRQISKQGLSGAVVDLTKKSEHIRFSLDELRNLFTLHEDTDCVTHDLLQCDCTITNCHSDGSPQKPLIHRSCQLGLHQDQLNKNFSMSELMQWKHFSGQQNTEDPFLQMGKEHISFVFQNTTNSQVNPTSELSPAS
- the rad54b gene encoding DNA repair and recombination protein RAD54B (The RefSeq protein has 4 substitutions compared to this genomic sequence), whose amino-acid sequence is MRRSAAPSQLSGNPAKKPRFIPPGKVNAACPDTETKHSITDSTDKKQLSSRAFEERCGLNTVLPRAEGSAQPLSSNKTAIMTSVPVCRSVAGAIKEHKNEVEESSSFAKYFSVVWCKASKKKHKKWEGDAVLIAKGRAVTLKDMEGKDIGKGTGYKIKDLESLEEGHTLMIGGKEIEVMSIMSPEDYNSGRCFHSVVTSPASTPSESIQMKPFTNPLRNDRKGASKENMFKELQNIKPRHDPCAPNAFVMPKPTQHHQWAYNKTGLPIVDVVVDPYLAVHLRPHQKEGILFLYECVMGMRVNERFGAILADEMGLGKTLQCISLIWTLIRQGPYGGKPVIKKALIVTPGSLVKNWRKEFQKWLGTERIRVFAVDQDHKVEEFMKSPLYSVLIISYEMLLRCLEQIQSLDFDVVICDEGHRLKNTSIKTTSALASLTCSKRIILSGTPVQNDLQEFFALIEFVNPAALGSLSTYRKIFEEPIIRSREPTATTEEKNLGEERAAELARLTGLFILRRTQEVINKFLPPKIESIVFCRPSQFQLDLYRKLLNSRTVKSCLLGSGESSPHLVCIGALKKLCNHPFLLFRTIQGKSTNPDQDEHNLYESVAEVFPQDYDGAKISESESGKLLVLSNLLSRIRELSPSERVVLVSNYTQTLNILQDLCNQHGYSCTRLDGQTPVTQRQHIVDGFNSKYSTDFIFLLSSKAGGVGLNLIGASHLILYDLDWNPANDIQAMARVWRDGQRHTVHIYRLLTTGSLEEKIYQRQISKQGLSGAVVDLTKKSEHIRFSLDELRNLFTLHEDTDCVTHDLLQCDCTITNCHSDGSPQKPLIHRSCQLGLHQDQLNKNFSMSELMQWKHFSGQQNTEDPFLQMGKEHISFVFQNTTNSQVNPTSELSPAS